One genomic region from Uloborus diversus isolate 005 chromosome 2, Udiv.v.3.1, whole genome shotgun sequence encodes:
- the LOC129216249 gene encoding RING finger protein 145-like, giving the protein MEAAISAIMRVPGLFIIDYWWQHDTEKSLPYSLDMDDILKSLAINVVLLYGFFLLLLPLQHVKTLYTHLIGGAIIVTCHVVSAVYVNIEAIRGTDSAEDSVRQISMLMLQIFLGFLISYLLKWKSYPQIFSLYSLPVIARLLDQPIDIIFFCHNFCRAATAFGVISYIIYHIPKVLNGAKSACMDALTVMKTYGVGTLFTVLWNKLFVPPHFALFWLIEFTVKLIGTKYRAEKLAWGDEWYMIVLTTVSSICSSPVTLLATSVTVSYVSFFTLCSVKAYLQGFSAFFRDNPMHSGWTEGFTLILLSIQTGLIEMKMPARMVVMTVILFIVLSSLLQSMLEIAEPVVLSLSASRSRNHWRHFRALSLCLTLLIFPLYLTKVLSGVFPIDFWMLVVLSSCALTSVQVFDLLVVHSLFLYDSAKVEPWENLDDIVYYTRAVTKVFEFFVAIFVVGMGLWESTAGKWNLVNASILMVHCYFNVWQRLQTGWQSFLLRREAAKKAKSLPSATEEQLTLLDDVCSICYGSMKSACVTLCQHYFHRTCLRKWLYVQDKCPLCHSVISLSSDDIKTPQSPDPPREVNNGIFLGPFF; this is encoded by the coding sequence TTTTGCTTTATGGATTCTTCCTTCTGTTATTGCCCTTGCAGCATGTTAAAACACTATACACACATCTTATTGGTGGAGCAATAATAGTTACCTGTCATGTTGTATCTGCTGTGTATGTCAACATTGAAGCCATCAGAGGCACCGACAGTGCAGAAGATTCTGTGCGACAAATCTCCATGCTaatgttgcaaatttttcttGGCTTTCTAATATCATACTTGTTGAAATGGAAAAGTTATCCTCAGATTTTCTCATTGTATTCATTGCCTGTCATAGCCCGTTTACTAGATCAACCAATAGACATAATATTTttttgccacaatttttgtcGGGCTGCTACAGCTTTTGGAGTGATCTCGTACATTATTTACCATATTCCCAAGGTGTTAAATGGTGCCAAATCAGCATGCATGGATGCTTTAACTGTTATGAAAACCTACGGAGTAGGGACGCTGTTTACAGTCTTGTGGAATAAACTTTTTGTGCCGCCACATTTCGCTCTGTTTTGGTTGATTGAATTCACAGTAAAATTGATAGGAACAAAGTATCGAGCAGAAAAACTAGCTTGGGGTGACGAGTGGTACATGATTGTTCTAACCACTGTTAGTTCCATTTGCTCTAGTCCAGTCACTCTTCTTGCTACTTCAGTTACAGTGTCTTACGTTTCGTTTTTCACATTATGTTCAGTTAAAGCGTACCTGCAAGGCTTCTCTGCATTTTTCCGTGATAATCCGATGCATAGTGGCTGGACAGAGGGCTTCACTTTGATATTGCTGTCCATTCAAACAGGACTAATAGAAATGAAGATGCCAGCTCGCATGGTCGTAATGACAGTCATACTCTTCATCGTCCTTTCATCGCTGTTACAATCTATGTTGGAAATAGCCGAACCCGTCGTCTTGAGCCTGAGCGCGTCGAGGAGTCGGAATCACTGGCGACATTTCAGAGCTTTGAGCCTGTGCTTGACTTTGTTAATATTCCCGTTATATTTAACCAAAGTGCTGTCGGGCGTTTTCCCGATTGATTTCTGGATGTTGGTTGTGCTTTCGAGTTGCGCTCTGACATCGGTTCAAGTTTTTGATTTACTAGTAGTTCATTCGCTCTTCCTTTACGACTCGGCCAAAGTAGAACCTTGGGAAAATTTAGATGATATTGTGTACTACACCAGAGCCGTTACCAAGGTCTTCGAATTTTTTGTTGCCATATTTGTTGTGGGTATGGGCTTATGGGAATCCACTGCAGGAAAATGGAATTTGGTAAACGCTTCCATTCTAATGGTTCATTGTTATTTCAATGTCTGGCAACGCTTACAGACTGGGTGGCAAAGCTTTTTACTGAGGAGGGAAGCCGCCAAAAAAGCAAAATCCCTACCATCAGCTACTGAAGAGCAACTCACTCTCCTCGATGATGTATGTTCTATTTGCTATGGAAGTATGAAATCTGCATGTGTGACCCTGTGTCAACATTACTTTCATAGGACATGCTTACGAAAGTGGCTTTACGTGCAAGATAAATGTCCGCTATGCCACAGTGTGATTTCTCTATCATCAGATGATATCAAAACTCCTCAGAGCCCTGATCCACCAAGAGAAGTAAACAATGGAATTTTCTTGggcccatttttttaa